A single window of Colletes latitarsis isolate SP2378_abdomen chromosome 11, iyColLati1, whole genome shotgun sequence DNA harbors:
- the LOC143348425 gene encoding putative ATP-dependent RNA helicase DDX5 isoform X2, producing MEHRGRRGGRGELHRFPTRGRGTPSNSRGGVKGKQPGGTLRKVNWDVRALEPLRKDFYVEHPAVRNRSKEEVSKFRENAEITVKGDDVPNPIQYFEEGNFPGYVLDEIRKQGYTQPTAIQAQGWPIALSGRDLVAIGQTGSGKTLGYILPAIVHIIHQPRLTNGDGPIALILAPTRELAQQIQEVCNCFGETASVRNTCIFGGAPKGPQAHDLERGVEICIATPGRLIDFLERGTTNLRRCTYLVLDEADRMLDMGFEPQIRKIIEQIRPDRQVLMWSATWPKEVRALAEDFLTDYMHLNIGSLTLSANHNIIQIIDVCQEFEKDSKLYRLLQEIGNEKENKTIIFVETKRKVDDITRNIRRDGWQALSIHGDKNQQERDHVLQEFKSGRAPILVATDVAARGLDVDDVKYVINFDYPSSSEDYIHRIGRTGRRRQTGTAYAFFTSHNMKHAGDLIEVLKEAGQNINPRLTEMAELAKAGNFGTRSGKRFVGSDRNTGRRGSSRGRGRGTYQSTTNNYSGSDYGSYGNTKQINQNAGYGYTTQRSYAQSSVTQSYAGGDNYANAYQYRGITY from the exons AT GGAGCACAGGGGTCGCCGTGGTGGACGAGGCGAGCTCCATAGATTTCCTACACGTGGTCGAGGGACTCCCAGTAACTCTCGTGGTGGTGTCAAGGGCAAACAGCCTGGTGGAACGCTAAGGAAAGTAAATTGGGATGTGCGGGCCTTAGAACCTCTTCGCAAAGACTTTTATGTGGAGCATCCAGCAGTCCGCAACAG GTCCAAGGAGGAGGTAAGCAAGTTCCGAGAGAATGCAGAGATAACTGTGAAAGGTGATGATGTCCCAAACCCAATTCAATACTTTGAAGAAGGAAATTTCCCTGGATACGTGCTTGATGAGATCCGGAAACAAGGTTACACTCAACCAACGGCAATCCAGGCTCAAGGGTGGCCCATAGCCCTCAGTGGCAGGGACCTAGTAGCAATTGGACAGACTGGATCTGGCAAAACCCTTGGA TATATTTTGCCTGCAATCGTTCACATTATCCATCAACCACGCCTTACAAATGGCGATGGACCAATTGCATTGATCCTTGCTCCAACAAGAGAGTTGGCACAACAGATTCAGGAAGTTTGTAATTGTTTTGGAGAAACAGCTTCAGTGAGGAATACTTGTATCTTTGGTGGAGCTCCGAAGGGCCCACAAGCCCACGATTTGGAGCGTGGCGTGGAAATCTGCATTGCTACACCTGGGAGACTCATTGACTTTCTTGAAAGAGGAACTACGAATCTACGCAG GTGTACGTACCTAGTTCTGGATGAGGCAGACAGGATGTTGGACATGGGTTTCGAGCCtcaaattagaaaaataattgAGCAAATCCGACCGGACAGGCAGGTACTGATGTGGTCTGCTACATGGCCCAAAGAGGTTCGAGCTCTAGCTGAGGACTTTCTGACAGACTATATGCACCTAAACATTGGTTCCCTAACTCTGTCTGCCAACCATAATATCATCCAAATCATAGACGTTTGCCAGGAGTTCGAGAAGGACTCGAAGCTTTATAGATTGTTGCAGGAAATTGGAAACGAGAAGGAAAACAAGACCATCATATTTGTGGAGACAAAGAGGAAGGTGGATGATATCACTAGAAATATTAGAAGGGATGGGTGGCAGGCACTGAGTATTCACGGAGACAAAAACCAGCAAGAAAGAGATCACGTGCTGCAGGAGTTCAAGAGCGGAAGGGCTCCGATCTTGGTCGCGACTGACGTTGCTGCCAGGGGATTGG ATGTGGATGATgtgaagtatgtgataaatttcGACTATCCCTCATCATCAGAGGACTACATCCACAGGATCGGTCGTACAGGCCGCAGAAGACAGACTGGAACAGCATATGCTTTTTTTACTAGTCACAATATGAAACACGCAGGCGACTTAATTGAAGTTCTAAAAGAAGCTGGCCAAAATATAAATCCACGACTTACAGAAATGGCAGAATTGGCCAAAGCAGGGAACTTTGGTACCAGAA GTGGGAAACGCTTTGTAGGAAGCGATAGAAACACTGGACGAAGAGGATCTTCAAGAGGAAGAGGTCGTGGGACTTACCAATCGACTACAAATAACTATTCCGGATCAGATTATGGTAGTTACGGGAACACGAAGCAGATAAATCAGAATGCGGGCTACGGATACACGACACAGAGGTCCTATGCACAGAGTAGCGTGACACAAAGCTATGCAGGGGGCGACAATTATGCCAACGCTTATCAATATCGAGGAATAACTTATTGA
- the LOC143348425 gene encoding putative ATP-dependent RNA helicase DDX5 isoform X1, producing the protein MFNRDREHRGRRGGRGELHRFPTRGRGTPSNSRGGVKGKQPGGTLRKVNWDVRALEPLRKDFYVEHPAVRNRSKEEVSKFRENAEITVKGDDVPNPIQYFEEGNFPGYVLDEIRKQGYTQPTAIQAQGWPIALSGRDLVAIGQTGSGKTLGYILPAIVHIIHQPRLTNGDGPIALILAPTRELAQQIQEVCNCFGETASVRNTCIFGGAPKGPQAHDLERGVEICIATPGRLIDFLERGTTNLRRCTYLVLDEADRMLDMGFEPQIRKIIEQIRPDRQVLMWSATWPKEVRALAEDFLTDYMHLNIGSLTLSANHNIIQIIDVCQEFEKDSKLYRLLQEIGNEKENKTIIFVETKRKVDDITRNIRRDGWQALSIHGDKNQQERDHVLQEFKSGRAPILVATDVAARGLDVDDVKYVINFDYPSSSEDYIHRIGRTGRRRQTGTAYAFFTSHNMKHAGDLIEVLKEAGQNINPRLTEMAELAKAGNFGTRSGKRFVGSDRNTGRRGSSRGRGRGTYQSTTNNYSGSDYGSYGNTKQINQNAGYGYTTQRSYAQSSVTQSYAGGDNYANAYQYRGITY; encoded by the exons AT GTTTAATCGCGACAGGGAGCACAGGGGTCGCCGTGGTGGACGAGGCGAGCTCCATAGATTTCCTACACGTGGTCGAGGGACTCCCAGTAACTCTCGTGGTGGTGTCAAGGGCAAACAGCCTGGTGGAACGCTAAGGAAAGTAAATTGGGATGTGCGGGCCTTAGAACCTCTTCGCAAAGACTTTTATGTGGAGCATCCAGCAGTCCGCAACAG GTCCAAGGAGGAGGTAAGCAAGTTCCGAGAGAATGCAGAGATAACTGTGAAAGGTGATGATGTCCCAAACCCAATTCAATACTTTGAAGAAGGAAATTTCCCTGGATACGTGCTTGATGAGATCCGGAAACAAGGTTACACTCAACCAACGGCAATCCAGGCTCAAGGGTGGCCCATAGCCCTCAGTGGCAGGGACCTAGTAGCAATTGGACAGACTGGATCTGGCAAAACCCTTGGA TATATTTTGCCTGCAATCGTTCACATTATCCATCAACCACGCCTTACAAATGGCGATGGACCAATTGCATTGATCCTTGCTCCAACAAGAGAGTTGGCACAACAGATTCAGGAAGTTTGTAATTGTTTTGGAGAAACAGCTTCAGTGAGGAATACTTGTATCTTTGGTGGAGCTCCGAAGGGCCCACAAGCCCACGATTTGGAGCGTGGCGTGGAAATCTGCATTGCTACACCTGGGAGACTCATTGACTTTCTTGAAAGAGGAACTACGAATCTACGCAG GTGTACGTACCTAGTTCTGGATGAGGCAGACAGGATGTTGGACATGGGTTTCGAGCCtcaaattagaaaaataattgAGCAAATCCGACCGGACAGGCAGGTACTGATGTGGTCTGCTACATGGCCCAAAGAGGTTCGAGCTCTAGCTGAGGACTTTCTGACAGACTATATGCACCTAAACATTGGTTCCCTAACTCTGTCTGCCAACCATAATATCATCCAAATCATAGACGTTTGCCAGGAGTTCGAGAAGGACTCGAAGCTTTATAGATTGTTGCAGGAAATTGGAAACGAGAAGGAAAACAAGACCATCATATTTGTGGAGACAAAGAGGAAGGTGGATGATATCACTAGAAATATTAGAAGGGATGGGTGGCAGGCACTGAGTATTCACGGAGACAAAAACCAGCAAGAAAGAGATCACGTGCTGCAGGAGTTCAAGAGCGGAAGGGCTCCGATCTTGGTCGCGACTGACGTTGCTGCCAGGGGATTGG ATGTGGATGATgtgaagtatgtgataaatttcGACTATCCCTCATCATCAGAGGACTACATCCACAGGATCGGTCGTACAGGCCGCAGAAGACAGACTGGAACAGCATATGCTTTTTTTACTAGTCACAATATGAAACACGCAGGCGACTTAATTGAAGTTCTAAAAGAAGCTGGCCAAAATATAAATCCACGACTTACAGAAATGGCAGAATTGGCCAAAGCAGGGAACTTTGGTACCAGAA GTGGGAAACGCTTTGTAGGAAGCGATAGAAACACTGGACGAAGAGGATCTTCAAGAGGAAGAGGTCGTGGGACTTACCAATCGACTACAAATAACTATTCCGGATCAGATTATGGTAGTTACGGGAACACGAAGCAGATAAATCAGAATGCGGGCTACGGATACACGACACAGAGGTCCTATGCACAGAGTAGCGTGACACAAAGCTATGCAGGGGGCGACAATTATGCCAACGCTTATCAATATCGAGGAATAACTTATTGA
- the LOC143348425 gene encoding putative ATP-dependent RNA helicase DDX5 isoform X3, with product MFNRDREHRGRRGGRGELHRFPTRGRGTPSNSRGGVKGKQPGGTLRKVNWDVRALEPLRKDFYVEHPAVRNRSKEEVSKFRENAEITVKGDDVPNPIQYFEEGNFPGYVLDEIRKQGYTQPTAIQAQGWPIALSGRDLVAIGQTGSGKTLGYILPAIVHIIHQPRLTNGDGPIALILAPTRELAQQIQEVCNCFGETASVRNTCIFGGAPKGPQAHDLERGVEICIATPGRLIDFLERGTTNLRRCTYLVLDEADRMLDMGFEPQIRKIIEQIRPDRQVLMWSATWPKEVRALAEDFLTDYMHLNIGSLTLSANHNIIQIIDVCQEFEKDSKLYRLLQEIGNEKENKTIIFVETKRKVDDITRNIRRDGWQALSIHGDKNQQERDHVLQEFKSGRAPILVATDVAARGLDVDDVKYVINFDYPSSSEDYIHRIGRTGRRRQTGTAYAFFTSHNMKHAGDLIEVLKEAGQNINPRLTEMAELAKAGNFGTRRSDRNTGRRGSSRGRGRGTYQSTTNNYSGSDYGSYGNTKQINQNAGYGYTTQRSYAQSSVTQSYAGGDNYANAYQYRGITY from the exons AT GTTTAATCGCGACAGGGAGCACAGGGGTCGCCGTGGTGGACGAGGCGAGCTCCATAGATTTCCTACACGTGGTCGAGGGACTCCCAGTAACTCTCGTGGTGGTGTCAAGGGCAAACAGCCTGGTGGAACGCTAAGGAAAGTAAATTGGGATGTGCGGGCCTTAGAACCTCTTCGCAAAGACTTTTATGTGGAGCATCCAGCAGTCCGCAACAG GTCCAAGGAGGAGGTAAGCAAGTTCCGAGAGAATGCAGAGATAACTGTGAAAGGTGATGATGTCCCAAACCCAATTCAATACTTTGAAGAAGGAAATTTCCCTGGATACGTGCTTGATGAGATCCGGAAACAAGGTTACACTCAACCAACGGCAATCCAGGCTCAAGGGTGGCCCATAGCCCTCAGTGGCAGGGACCTAGTAGCAATTGGACAGACTGGATCTGGCAAAACCCTTGGA TATATTTTGCCTGCAATCGTTCACATTATCCATCAACCACGCCTTACAAATGGCGATGGACCAATTGCATTGATCCTTGCTCCAACAAGAGAGTTGGCACAACAGATTCAGGAAGTTTGTAATTGTTTTGGAGAAACAGCTTCAGTGAGGAATACTTGTATCTTTGGTGGAGCTCCGAAGGGCCCACAAGCCCACGATTTGGAGCGTGGCGTGGAAATCTGCATTGCTACACCTGGGAGACTCATTGACTTTCTTGAAAGAGGAACTACGAATCTACGCAG GTGTACGTACCTAGTTCTGGATGAGGCAGACAGGATGTTGGACATGGGTTTCGAGCCtcaaattagaaaaataattgAGCAAATCCGACCGGACAGGCAGGTACTGATGTGGTCTGCTACATGGCCCAAAGAGGTTCGAGCTCTAGCTGAGGACTTTCTGACAGACTATATGCACCTAAACATTGGTTCCCTAACTCTGTCTGCCAACCATAATATCATCCAAATCATAGACGTTTGCCAGGAGTTCGAGAAGGACTCGAAGCTTTATAGATTGTTGCAGGAAATTGGAAACGAGAAGGAAAACAAGACCATCATATTTGTGGAGACAAAGAGGAAGGTGGATGATATCACTAGAAATATTAGAAGGGATGGGTGGCAGGCACTGAGTATTCACGGAGACAAAAACCAGCAAGAAAGAGATCACGTGCTGCAGGAGTTCAAGAGCGGAAGGGCTCCGATCTTGGTCGCGACTGACGTTGCTGCCAGGGGATTGG ATGTGGATGATgtgaagtatgtgataaatttcGACTATCCCTCATCATCAGAGGACTACATCCACAGGATCGGTCGTACAGGCCGCAGAAGACAGACTGGAACAGCATATGCTTTTTTTACTAGTCACAATATGAAACACGCAGGCGACTTAATTGAAGTTCTAAAAGAAGCTGGCCAAAATATAAATCCACGACTTACAGAAATGGCAGAATTGGCCAAAGCAGGGAACTTTGGTACCAGAA GAAGCGATAGAAACACTGGACGAAGAGGATCTTCAAGAGGAAGAGGTCGTGGGACTTACCAATCGACTACAAATAACTATTCCGGATCAGATTATGGTAGTTACGGGAACACGAAGCAGATAAATCAGAATGCGGGCTACGGATACACGACACAGAGGTCCTATGCACAGAGTAGCGTGACACAAAGCTATGCAGGGGGCGACAATTATGCCAACGCTTATCAATATCGAGGAATAACTTATTGA